The Chryseobacterium glaciei DNA window CTGAAAATCAAAGAAAGTTTTTGTGACTTAAACAAAAAATCAATTTTCGTAAATTAGCGCTGTGAAAAATAAAAATTTAATTTCTGTTGTAGGCCCCACCGGAATTGGAAAAACAAGATTGGCAATTGATTTGGCTAACCATTTCAGCACAGAGATCATTTCCTGTGATTCTCGCCAGTTTTTTAAGGAAATGAAAATCGGTACCGCCTCGCCTTCAAAGGAAGAATTAGAGCAAGCACCTCATCATTTTATTGGAAATCTTTCTGTTCAGGAATATTATTCAATCGGACAATATGAGGAAGATGCCCTAAAAAAACTCAACGAACTTTTCAAAAAATATGATACTGTCATTTTAGTTGGCGGAAGCATGATGTATGAAAAAGCGGTGATTGAAGGATTGAATGATCTGCCTGAAGCTAATGAAGAAAATCAAAGCAAGCTCCAAGAGATTTTAGATAAAGAAGGAATTGAAAAATTGCAGGAAATCCTGAAAGAACTCGATCCTGAGTATTTTGGTGTGGTAGATTTTCATAATCACCGAAGACTTTTCCGATCTATTGATGTTATTTGGCAGACCAATACAAAATATTCTGAATTAATTGCGGTTTCACAAGATTCAAGAGACTTTAATGTGATCCGAATTGGTATTGAAGCTCCCCGAGAAGAACTGTATGACAGAATTAATAGGAGAGTGGATATGATGATGGAAAAGGGTTTGTTGGAGGAAGCTAGAGGTCTGGAGAAGTTTAAAGGATTAACCGCTTTAAATACGGTTGGATATGCAGAATTATTCAAATATTTTGATGGAGAATGGGAGCTAGATTTTGCAGTTTCTGAAATCAAGAAAAACAGCAGAAGATATTCGAAACGTCAACTGACCTGGTACAGAAAAGCGGATGATATTCATTATTTGCAATTGGGATATTCTCAGGAGGATTTTGATGGTTTAATTGAGTATATTAATGGGGAAATTGGCAAGTAATTTTTTTTTAACGCAAAGATTTATTTTTAATTCTGAATATTTAAGGGAGCAAAGAATTGAATCAATGAAATTGATTCTTACGAAGCTATCTTCATCAGCGACTTTGTCGCTTTTCTTTGCTCACTAAAATATTAGTTTTTATATTAAAACTTTGCGTTTAAATTTAAACCATTAAGATTTTTATTAAGAGGTTAAGATTATTAAGGCATTATTTTATGTTGGTTTTCGCAAAGACGCAATTTTTTCAATTTGTATATATGAAAAAGGCGCAAGGATTTTATCTTCGATAAAATTTAATACGTTAAACTTGCTGAAAATCTTTGATTTTCTTGCGCCTTAAAACAGTCTTTTATTAAAACTTTGCGCCTTAGCGTTTCTCCAACCATTTTATTATCATTGAAGATATTTTAAAATAAAAAAAGTGCGATTCCGAAAAACCGCACTTCAAACAATATTAATTTAATTGACTACTTCCAACCGCCGCCTAGAGCTCGGTATAAATCTACAATACTGCTTAATCTCTGTCTTTTTACGGACGCAAGATTCAGTTCAGCCTGTAGAGAATTTCCCTGAGCTGTAATTACTTCCAGGTAATTTGCCATTCCGCCTTTGTAAAGCATTTCGGCACTTTTAATTCCGTTTTTCAACGTTGCAACTTGTTCGGTTGCTTTTTGTTCCTGAACTTTTAAACTTTCGTTTGAAACTAATGCATCAGAAACTTCACCTACTGCATTCAAAACAGATTGACGGAACGCTAACACGTTCTTCTCTCTCTGAATTTTAGCAACATTTAAATCGGTTTTCAATTGTCTTTTCTGGAAAATAGGTTGAGTTAATCCTCCCAAAACAGATCCGAACAATGAAGCCGGAATCTGAAACCAGTTATCAATTTTAAATGAATTTACTCCACCGTTTGCTGTAATTTTCAATGCAGGATACATATTTGCCTGAGCAATTCCTACCATTGAATTTGATTCCAACAACACCAATTCCTGCTGACGAACATCCGGACGACGACTTACCATTGCTGCAGGAAGTCCTGTAGAAATATTTTGAGGTAAAGAAGTGTCGGACATTTCGATGGTTCTGTTCACTTTATTTGGATTTTCACCCACTAAAATGCTTAGTGCATTTTCCTGAATCGCAATATTCTGTTCTAATTGAGTGATCAAAAGTTCCGTAGATTGCTTTTGAGCAGTTGCCTGCTGAACACCCAACGAAGTGGTATCGCCACTTTGCCACATCTTTTCTGTGATGGAAAGCGTGTTGTTGCTTAATTCTAAATTAGATTTTGCAATATTCATTTGTTTGTCAAGCATCAACAGATTATAATATCCTTGAGCAATCGCTGCAACAACCTGTGTCTGAATTGCTTTTGTCGCTTCATAAGTCTGCAGATACTGCATTCTTGAAACCTCTTGTTGATTTTTAATTTTCCCCCAAATATCAGCTTCCCAAGATAAATTAAAGGCTGCATTGTAATCTTCAACATGGCTTTGACCTAAAAATAAATTTAAGCTTTGTCCATTCATGCTGTTTTTTGACGGTTTTGAAATCTGTGCTGAAACCCCGAAACCAACCTCAGGATATTGAAGGTATTTTGCCTGTTTCAATCTTTCCTGTGAAGAAGCGACTTGCTTTAAAGCAATCTGAAGGTCATAATTATGGGTAATTCCTTTTTCAATTAAACCCTGTAAAATAGGGTCGCTGAAAAATTGTTTCCATTCCAGGTTGGCAACACTTGCTGTGTCTGCGGTTGCCGTGTATTGGAATTTCTCTGGAAGCTCAAGCTCTGGTTCTGCGTATGCCAATTTGGAGACACACGAAACCGAGCCTAAAGCCAATATAAATGTGAGAAAAATATTCTTTATTCTTTTCATATGGAGATATTTATTTTTATTAAAAGGTCATATGTAATCGCTGGATTTTGTTGAAATTTTCGTTTCCAAGTGATGGCGATTTCATAATTTTTAAACTTTTAATTGAATACAAAACTTTGAGAGTTTTTATTTTAAAACAAAGATGTCTTTAGTAGGAGAAAATACTTTGCTTTTATGATAGGAGTTTGAATAGTTGCTGCTCTATTTTTTGTTTTGACCACAGATTTCACAGATTTTCACAGATGATTGTGTTTATTTGTGAAAATATTTGTGTTGTTTGTGATTAAGCCAAATCTCTCAAAGTTTGTAAATCATTTTTTATTAATGAGCAGTTGCTAAAAGTTCTTCCTGTTGTTTTTGTTTTAACAGTCTTTTTTGTTTTCTGCTTGGCATTTTTTCATGTAAATATTGGAAGATCACATACATCACCGGAATGATGAAAATCCCGAATACAACTCCTGTAAACATTCCTCCAACTGTACTGATACCGATAGAGTGGTTACCTTTTGCCGCCGCACCCTGCGTCCAAACTAATGGAAGCATACCGATGATGAAGGCAAATGAGGTCATTAAGATTGGTCTTAAACGTAATCTTGAAGCCTGAAGAGCAGATTCAATTAATGATTTTCCTGCTTTTCTTCTTTGTACGGCAAATTCTACAATCAGAATCGCGTTTTTAGCTAATAATCCGACGAGCATGATCAATCCAACCTGAACGTAAATATTATTATCAATTCCGGCTAATCCTGTGAAAAAGAATACTCCGAAAATCCCTGTAGGAACAGTCAAAATAACTGCAAACGGAAGAATATAACTTTCATACTGAGCTGCCAGCAAGAAATACACAAATAAGATACTTAACATGAATACAAACGCTGTTTGTCCACCAGTTTTGATCTCTTCACGGGTAATACCTGTCCATTCGTAACCGTAACCTCTTGGAAGTGATTGTTTTGCTACTTCTTCAACTGCTTTAATGGCATCTCCTGTACTGTAACCAGGTTTTGGAGTTCCGTTAATTGTAACAGCATTGAATAAATTGTTTCTTGTCACAGTTTCAGGTCCGAAGGTTCTTTTTAAAGTCACTAAAGTCTTCACAGGAACCATTTCTCCTGTCTTATTTTTAACATAAATCCCCTCCAGAGAATTTGCATCCGTACGATAAGGAACATCTGCCTGAGCCATTACTCTGTAGTATTTCCCGAATCTGTTGAAATCTGAAACGAAGCTACTTCCGTAATAAATCTGCATCGTCTGCATCAATTCTGTTATAGAAACTCCTAATTGATTAGCTTTATCAGCATTAACATCAATTGTATATTGTGGATTTCCAGCTGCATACGTTGTAAAGGCGAATGCAATTTCAGGACGTTTCATTAATTCTCCGATAAATGCCTGAGTGGTTGTTCCCAATTGCTCAAAAGAACCGTTGGTTTTATCCTGAAGCATAAATTCAAAACCAGACACGTTACCAAAACCCTGAACAGTAGGGAAGTTGAAGAAGAATGCGTTGGAATCTTTCACCTGTGCAACTTTTCCTGTCAATGCAGCTGCAATTTGATCTGGATCTTTCATCTCGCCACGTTTGTCATAATCTTTAAGTTTAATAAAACCGGCAGAATAAGGAGAAGCGTTGGCGTTACTGATGAAGTTCATTCCATCGGCTACCCAAAGGTGGTTCGTGGCTTTTTCACCATTTACAATCTTATCGATTTGTTCAGTTGCTCTGTGCGTTCTTTCCAATGAACTTCCCGGAGGTGTATTCACAGCATACAAAACGAAACCTTGATCTTCGGTAGGAATAAACCCTGTTGGAGCTTTATTAATTAAGAAAATACTTGCAGCAATAATAAGTGCTAAACCTGAAACGGCTACCCACTTGTTTTTAATTAAAAATTTAAGGCTGTAAATATATTTTCTGGTCATTTTGTTGAAGCTTGCATTAAATGCATTGAAAAATTTCGCTCCAAAACCTTTTCTATGACCGTGTTCGCCATGTTCTCCCTGAGGATCATTTAATAATAATGCACATAAAGCTGGACTTAATGTTAATGCATTTACTGCTGAAATCATGATCGCAATTACCAAAGTAAAGGCAAACTGTCTGTAGAAAACTCCCGCAGGACCCTGCATGAAACCAACCGGAATAAACACGGCACACATCACCAATGTAATCGAAATAATCGCACCGGAAATTTCACTCATGGAATTAGTTGTCGCTTGTTCCACAGGCATTCCTGTCTGCTCCATTTTGGAATGGACGGCTTCAACGACGACAATTGCATCATCCACCACAATACCAATGGCGAGTACTAATGCAAACAATGTCAACATATTAATACTGAAACCAAATAATTGAAGGAAGAAGAACGTACCGATAATCGCAACCGGAACTGCAATCGCAGGAATTAATGTAGATCTAAAATCCTGAAGGAAAATATACACTACAATAAATACCAAGATAAATGCAATCACTAAAGTCTCTACAACCTGATGAATAGACGCATCCAAGAAATCTTTGGAGTTGTACATGATGATCGGTTTTACTCCTTTTGGAAGTGTTGTTGAGAACTGATCAACCTGTTTTTCAATTTCAGTTAAAATCTCGTTGGCGTTTGAACCTGCAGTCTGTAAGATGGCAAATCCGGCAACAGGTTTTCCGTCAACTCTGTTCGCTGCTGTGTAAGTATATGAACCGAATTCTACTCTTGCCAGATCTTTCAATCTTAAAAATGAGCCATCATTATTGGCTTTAATAGCAATATTTTCGTAGTCTTCGTTTTTGTTTAATTTACCTTTATACTTTAAAATATATTCGTAAGTTTCTTTACTTCCCTGTCCAAGACGTCCTGGAGCAGCTTCAAGGTTATGGTCTTTGATGGCTGCTAAAACTTCCTGTGGAGAAAGACCATTAGCTGCTAATCTGTCTGGTTTCAACCAAATTCTCATTGAGTAATCTCTCGTTCCGAAAACCTGAGCCTGTGCAACCCCTGGAATACGCTGAATTTGTGGAATTACATTGATTTTAAGGTAATTCTGTAAGAAAAGTTCATCATATTGCTTTGGATCATCACTGGATAATCCCATGAACATGATCATACTGTTCTGAACTTTCTGAGTTGAGATTCCCGCCTGCACAACTTCTTGCGGAAGCTGGCTCATCGCTTTTGATACACGGTTTTGAACGTTTACCGCAGCATTATCCGGGTCAGAACCTTGTTTGAAAAATACGCTCAAAGTCATTGATCCGTCGTTACTTGAGTTGGAAGTCATGTATGTCATGTTCTCCACTCCGTTTACTGCTTCTTCAATAGGAACCGCTACCGAACGGGCAACAACTTCTGCATTCGCTCCCGGATAAAATGCCGTCACCTGAACACTTGGAGGTGCAATATCCGGAAATAACGTCACCGGAAGGTTGAAAACCGACATCGCTCCCAAGAGTAAGAGTATGATGGAGATGACCGTTGAAAGTACCGGTCTTTCTATAAATTGTTTTAACATAAGAAGTTTATTTTTTTAAGTCTTCTGTTTTTGAAAAGGATGGTTACAAAGGTTTTGCTCTCAAAAGGCTATCAGAAGAAATAACTTTTGGCTGAATGGCAACACCGTCTTTCAATGCTCCGAGTCCTGTAAATACGATTTTATCTCCCACAGCAAGTCCTTCTGAAATGAAGTAATAGCTATCTGTTTTTCCAGAGATTTTTACAGGTTTTCCGGTTACTTTTTTATCCTTTCCAACTACATAAACGTAGGTTTTGTCTTGGATTTCAAAAGTTGCTTCTTGCGGAATAACAAGCGTACTGGTGAATAATTGAGGCATACGAACTCGACCAGTATTTCCTGTTCTCAACGTTCCGTTTGCATTCGGGAACACGGCGCGAACGCTTATTGCTCCTGTACTTTTGTCAAACTGTCCGTCAACAATGCTCATTTTACCTTTTTCTGGATACGTGCTGTTGTCTGCGATGACCAAGTCTACCATTGGCATATTTTTCAGTTTCTCGTTTAAAGTTGCTCCGGGATATTTATTTTGAAAAGCAATAAAATCCAGTTCGCTTAAAGAGAAATAGGCATAAATTTCGCTGATATCAGATAACAAAGTCAATGGACTTGGGTCTGTTCTTGAAATTAAACTTCCTTTTTTGTAAGGAATTCTTCCGATATATCCGCTAACGGGCGCTGTGATCGTAGTAAATCCTACATTGATTCTAGCTCCACCCACAGAAGCTTTCGCCTGAGCTGCAGCTGCCACGGCTGCAGCATAATTTGCTTTTGCAGTTTTCATCTGAACATCAGAAACTACTTTTGCAGCTACCAACGGCTGAAGTCTGTCAACCTCAACTTTAGCTTTCTGAATATTGGCATTGGCAACTTGTAAATTGGCTTGTGCCATATTCATTTGCTCACCATAAGCTCTTGAATCTATTTTAAATAAAGGTTGTCCGGCTTTTACATAAGCGCCTTCCTCTACATAAATTCTATCTAAATATCCGTCAACCTGAGATCTGATTTCTACATTATTTTTTCCTTCTAAAGCTGTCGGGAATTCCTGATATACTGTTGCAGGTGATGTGATTACGGTATAAACTGGCAATTCTGGTGCAGGTGGAGCAGCGTTTGATCCTTCGGCTGCCTTGGTGCAATTCTGTAAAAGGATAATACTTGAAATTAGTATGATAATCCTTATTTTTGCAAGTGTTTTCATTTTAAGTTTAAATTTTTAATGAAGTGTTAGATTAAGTAGTATTGTTTTTAATTTAAATTCCGTTATTTTTCCTAACAGTGTTAATGATTAGTTCAAAAAAAATTACAGAATTCTTAATATAGATGATATTATTGTTTACATAATTATAATTTTTTTAATGTTGGTTTTAATTTATAAATGATGTGTTTGGCGTTATTTTTCC harbors:
- the miaA gene encoding tRNA (adenosine(37)-N6)-dimethylallyltransferase MiaA, whose product is MKNKNLISVVGPTGIGKTRLAIDLANHFSTEIISCDSRQFFKEMKIGTASPSKEELEQAPHHFIGNLSVQEYYSIGQYEEDALKKLNELFKKYDTVILVGGSMMYEKAVIEGLNDLPEANEENQSKLQEILDKEGIEKLQEILKELDPEYFGVVDFHNHRRLFRSIDVIWQTNTKYSELIAVSQDSRDFNVIRIGIEAPREELYDRINRRVDMMMEKGLLEEARGLEKFKGLTALNTVGYAELFKYFDGEWELDFAVSEIKKNSRRYSKRQLTWYRKADDIHYLQLGYSQEDFDGLIEYINGEIGK
- a CDS encoding efflux transporter outer membrane subunit, whose protein sequence is MKRIKNIFLTFILALGSVSCVSKLAYAEPELELPEKFQYTATADTASVANLEWKQFFSDPILQGLIEKGITHNYDLQIALKQVASSQERLKQAKYLQYPEVGFGVSAQISKPSKNSMNGQSLNLFLGQSHVEDYNAAFNLSWEADIWGKIKNQQEVSRMQYLQTYEATKAIQTQVVAAIAQGYYNLLMLDKQMNIAKSNLELSNNTLSITEKMWQSGDTTSLGVQQATAQKQSTELLITQLEQNIAIQENALSILVGENPNKVNRTIEMSDTSLPQNISTGLPAAMVSRRPDVRQQELVLLESNSMVGIAQANMYPALKITANGGVNSFKIDNWFQIPASLFGSVLGGLTQPIFQKRQLKTDLNVAKIQREKNVLAFRQSVLNAVGEVSDALVSNESLKVQEQKATEQVATLKNGIKSAEMLYKGGMANYLEVITAQGNSLQAELNLASVKRQRLSSIVDLYRALGGGWK
- a CDS encoding efflux RND transporter permease subunit, whose protein sequence is MLKQFIERPVLSTVISIILLLLGAMSVFNLPVTLFPDIAPPSVQVTAFYPGANAEVVARSVAVPIEEAVNGVENMTYMTSNSSNDGSMTLSVFFKQGSDPDNAAVNVQNRVSKAMSQLPQEVVQAGISTQKVQNSMIMFMGLSSDDPKQYDELFLQNYLKINVIPQIQRIPGVAQAQVFGTRDYSMRIWLKPDRLAANGLSPQEVLAAIKDHNLEAAPGRLGQGSKETYEYILKYKGKLNKNEDYENIAIKANNDGSFLRLKDLARVEFGSYTYTAANRVDGKPVAGFAILQTAGSNANEILTEIEKQVDQFSTTLPKGVKPIIMYNSKDFLDASIHQVVETLVIAFILVFIVVYIFLQDFRSTLIPAIAVPVAIIGTFFFLQLFGFSINMLTLFALVLAIGIVVDDAIVVVEAVHSKMEQTGMPVEQATTNSMSEISGAIISITLVMCAVFIPVGFMQGPAGVFYRQFAFTLVIAIMISAVNALTLSPALCALLLNDPQGEHGEHGHRKGFGAKFFNAFNASFNKMTRKYIYSLKFLIKNKWVAVSGLALIIAASIFLINKAPTGFIPTEDQGFVLYAVNTPPGSSLERTHRATEQIDKIVNGEKATNHLWVADGMNFISNANASPYSAGFIKLKDYDKRGEMKDPDQIAAALTGKVAQVKDSNAFFFNFPTVQGFGNVSGFEFMLQDKTNGSFEQLGTTTQAFIGELMKRPEIAFAFTTYAAGNPQYTIDVNADKANQLGVSITELMQTMQIYYGSSFVSDFNRFGKYYRVMAQADVPYRTDANSLEGIYVKNKTGEMVPVKTLVTLKRTFGPETVTRNNLFNAVTINGTPKPGYSTGDAIKAVEEVAKQSLPRGYGYEWTGITREEIKTGGQTAFVFMLSILFVYFLLAAQYESYILPFAVILTVPTGIFGVFFFTGLAGIDNNIYVQVGLIMLVGLLAKNAILIVEFAVQRRKAGKSLIESALQASRLRLRPILMTSFAFIIGMLPLVWTQGAAAKGNHSIGISTVGGMFTGVVFGIFIIPVMYVIFQYLHEKMPSRKQKRLLKQKQQEELLATAH
- a CDS encoding efflux RND transporter periplasmic adaptor subunit, producing MKTLAKIRIIILISSIILLQNCTKAAEGSNAAPPAPELPVYTVITSPATVYQEFPTALEGKNNVEIRSQVDGYLDRIYVEEGAYVKAGQPLFKIDSRAYGEQMNMAQANLQVANANIQKAKVEVDRLQPLVAAKVVSDVQMKTAKANYAAAVAAAAQAKASVGGARINVGFTTITAPVSGYIGRIPYKKGSLISRTDPSPLTLLSDISEIYAYFSLSELDFIAFQNKYPGATLNEKLKNMPMVDLVIADNSTYPEKGKMSIVDGQFDKSTGAISVRAVFPNANGTLRTGNTGRVRMPQLFTSTLVIPQEATFEIQDKTYVYVVGKDKKVTGKPVKISGKTDSYYFISEGLAVGDKIVFTGLGALKDGVAIQPKVISSDSLLRAKPL